From the genome of Azospirillum brasilense, one region includes:
- a CDS encoding FmdB family zinc ribbon protein — MPLYSYRCTACDHDFEALVRSSDTPVCSSCGSAALERKVARIAPDTKADKFLKTARGAAAAEGHFSNYSKAERSRI, encoded by the coding sequence ATGCCGCTCTACTCCTACCGCTGCACCGCCTGCGACCACGACTTCGAAGCGTTGGTGCGCTCGTCGGACACGCCCGTCTGCTCCTCCTGCGGATCGGCGGCGCTGGAGCGGAAGGTGGCGCGCATCGCGCCGGACACCAAGGCCGACAAGTTCCTCAAGACCGCCCGCGGTGCCGCCGCTGCGGAGGGCCATTTCAGCAACTACAGCAAGGCGGAACGCTCGCGCATTTAG
- a CDS encoding gamma carbonic anhydrase family protein — MKEERVIYAFNDKVPHLSPNCWVAPGATVVGDILLEEDVSVWWGAVMRAEEERIHIGTGSNVQDNAVLHVDPGFPLLIGKNVTIGHLAMVHGCTVGDGSLIGIGATVLNGARIGRDCLIGAHAFIAEGKEIPDRSLVLGAPGKVVRTLSDEDVERMRAPAAVYQERWKSYARGLRPITVPGTIPGQP, encoded by the coding sequence ATGAAGGAGGAACGGGTGATCTACGCCTTCAACGACAAGGTCCCGCACCTGTCGCCCAACTGTTGGGTGGCCCCCGGCGCCACCGTCGTCGGCGACATCCTGCTGGAGGAGGACGTGTCCGTCTGGTGGGGCGCGGTCATGCGCGCCGAGGAGGAGCGCATCCACATCGGCACCGGCAGCAACGTCCAGGACAACGCCGTCCTCCACGTCGATCCGGGATTCCCGCTGCTCATCGGGAAGAACGTGACCATCGGCCATCTGGCGATGGTGCACGGCTGCACCGTCGGCGACGGCAGCCTGATCGGCATCGGCGCCACCGTCCTCAACGGCGCCCGCATCGGCCGTGATTGCCTGATCGGCGCCCACGCCTTCATCGCCGAGGGCAAGGAGATCCCCGACCGCTCGCTTGTGCTCGGCGCGCCGGGCAAGGTGGTGCGCACGCTGTCGGACGAGGATGTGGAGCGGATGCGCGCGCCCGCCGCCGTCTACCAGGAGCGGTGGAAGAGCTACGCCAGGGGGCTGCGCCCGATCACCGTCCCCGGCACCATCCCCGGTCAGCCCTGA
- a CDS encoding sulfite exporter TauE/SafE family protein yields the protein MLAMVLLMVAAFTSGVLNAVAGGGAFITFPALLFAGVPPVSANVSSTVALFPGQMASAWAYRNEIRGVTEVSVTAFSVVSLVGGVVGAILLLTTPDRAFAGLVPWLLLFATAVFAVGSFMPALAARLRLGGRSVLVVQFVIAIYGGYFGGGIGFLMLAALTLFGLRDIHAMNGLRILLAALMNGAAVAAFCLSDAVSWPETAVMAVSAIAGGYAGAHAAKRVSRDVMKWVVVSIGVGLTLYFFIRGAGA from the coding sequence ATGCTTGCCATGGTGCTGCTGATGGTCGCGGCGTTCACGTCGGGCGTTCTCAACGCGGTTGCCGGGGGCGGGGCCTTCATCACTTTCCCGGCGCTGCTGTTCGCCGGGGTGCCGCCGGTCAGCGCCAACGTGTCGAGCACCGTCGCCCTGTTCCCCGGCCAGATGGCCAGCGCCTGGGCCTACCGCAACGAGATCCGCGGCGTGACGGAGGTCAGCGTCACCGCCTTTTCCGTGGTCAGCCTCGTCGGCGGGGTGGTCGGGGCGATCCTTCTGCTGACCACGCCGGACCGCGCCTTCGCCGGGCTGGTGCCGTGGCTGCTGCTGTTCGCGACGGCGGTCTTTGCGGTCGGCAGCTTCATGCCGGCGCTGGCCGCCCGGCTGCGGCTGGGGGGCCGTTCCGTGCTGGTCGTCCAGTTTGTCATCGCCATCTATGGCGGCTATTTCGGCGGCGGGATCGGCTTCCTGATGCTGGCCGCGCTGACCCTGTTCGGCCTGCGCGACATCCACGCCATGAACGGGCTGCGCATCCTGCTGGCCGCGCTGATGAACGGCGCGGCGGTCGCGGCCTTCTGCCTGTCCGACGCGGTGTCCTGGCCGGAAACCGCCGTCATGGCGGTGTCGGCCATCGCCGGCGGCTATGCCGGCGCCCACGCGGCGAAGCGGGTCAGCCGCGACGTGATGAAGTGGGTGGTGGTGTCGATCGGCGTGGGGCTGACCCTGTACTTCTTCATCAGGGGCGCCGGAGCCTGA
- a CDS encoding CBS domain-containing protein produces MKVADILRTKESRVVTVRSGETIEEAIRLMRSENISALVVKDVCRTEGNAVAGMLSERDVVYALLERGASVLKTPVFMLMSRAPQTCSPDDSLVHALELMDRHHIRHLPVLDGSTLVGVVSARDFTKLQLTEMVAHTQPPAQESPVYAH; encoded by the coding sequence ATGAAAGTCGCCGACATTCTTCGGACCAAGGAATCCCGCGTCGTCACCGTCCGTTCCGGCGAAACCATTGAGGAGGCGATCCGGCTGATGCGGTCGGAGAACATCAGCGCTCTGGTGGTCAAGGACGTCTGCCGGACCGAGGGCAACGCCGTGGCCGGCATGCTGTCGGAACGCGACGTCGTCTACGCCCTGCTGGAGCGCGGCGCGTCGGTCCTGAAGACGCCGGTCTTCATGCTGATGTCGCGCGCGCCGCAGACCTGCTCGCCCGACGACAGCCTCGTCCACGCGCTGGAACTGATGGACCGCCACCACATCCGCCATCTCCCGGTGCTCGACGGCTCCACGCTGGTCGGCGTCGTCAGCGCCCGCGACTTCACCAAGCTCCAGCTCACCGAGATGGTCGCCCACACCCAACCCCCGGCTCAGGAATCCCCGGTCTACGCTCACTGA
- a CDS encoding pyruvate, phosphate dikinase → MLHQSIIQGSTDTSGAIAVGAAVVAGHPALPAANGQVVSGQRWVYAFGCGGAEGHGGMLAELGGKGAGLAEMARLGVPVPPGFTIVAEASRRHRAGQGGFPAGLTAQVEEALTRLEAVAGARFGGSENPLLVSVRSGAQASMPGMMDTILNLGLTDATVKGLAARSGDACFAYDCYRRLIQTYGAVVQGVGAHSFDAALEAYKEGRGLTRDADLGAADWRAVAAAYRELIEREAGEPFPQDARTQLYAAIAAIFRSWSNARAVAFRAVHGIPDDWGTAATVQAMVFGNRGIASGTGVAHSRDPSTGEAALCGEFLPDAQGEDIVSGLRTPGPLAGTDASLEAVAPEAFAELGRIADRLERHFGDMQEIEFTVQQGRLFILQSRSGKRTPEAGVRIATEMAQAGIISRAEAVRRADLPALADSLRPIADPDAPREVIARGLPASSGAATGAAVFTSDEAVRWAAEGVAVVLCRPETSPHDVHGMQVACAVVTARGGATSHAATVARAMGLPCVTGARMLRVDPAAGVMTVGDLTIRAGEIITVDGGAGHVILGSVPMIRPEPPEAVALLLRWAEGVGE, encoded by the coding sequence ATGCTCCACCAGTCCATCATCCAAGGCTCCACCGACACCAGCGGCGCCATCGCCGTCGGTGCCGCCGTGGTTGCCGGGCACCCGGCGCTGCCGGCGGCCAATGGACAGGTGGTCAGTGGGCAGCGGTGGGTCTACGCCTTCGGCTGCGGCGGTGCGGAAGGGCACGGCGGCATGCTGGCGGAACTGGGCGGCAAGGGCGCCGGGCTGGCCGAGATGGCGCGGCTGGGCGTGCCGGTGCCGCCGGGGTTCACCATCGTGGCGGAGGCCAGCCGCCGGCACCGCGCCGGGCAGGGCGGCTTTCCCGCCGGGCTGACCGCCCAGGTGGAGGAGGCGTTGACCCGGCTGGAAGCCGTGGCGGGCGCCCGCTTCGGCGGGTCGGAGAATCCGTTGCTGGTGTCCGTACGGTCGGGTGCACAGGCGTCGATGCCCGGCATGATGGACACGATCCTGAATCTCGGCCTGACCGACGCGACGGTGAAGGGGCTGGCCGCGCGCAGCGGCGACGCTTGCTTCGCCTACGACTGCTACCGCCGGCTTATCCAGACCTACGGCGCGGTGGTGCAAGGAGTGGGTGCTCACAGCTTCGACGCGGCGCTGGAGGCCTACAAGGAGGGGCGCGGGCTGACCCGCGACGCCGACCTGGGCGCCGCCGACTGGCGCGCCGTGGCCGCCGCCTACCGCGAGCTGATCGAGCGTGAGGCGGGGGAGCCCTTCCCGCAGGACGCGCGGACCCAGCTCTACGCCGCCATTGCGGCCATCTTCCGCTCCTGGAGCAACGCCCGCGCCGTGGCCTTCCGGGCGGTGCACGGCATTCCCGACGATTGGGGCACCGCGGCGACCGTGCAGGCGATGGTGTTCGGCAACCGCGGCATCGCCTCCGGCACCGGCGTCGCCCACAGCCGCGATCCCTCCACCGGTGAGGCCGCACTGTGCGGCGAGTTCCTGCCCGACGCCCAGGGCGAGGACATCGTGTCCGGCCTGCGCACGCCGGGGCCATTGGCTGGGACGGACGCCTCGCTGGAAGCCGTCGCCCCCGAGGCCTTCGCCGAGCTGGGCCGCATCGCCGACCGGCTGGAACGCCATTTCGGAGACATGCAGGAGATCGAGTTCACTGTCCAGCAGGGCCGCCTGTTCATCCTCCAGTCGCGCTCCGGCAAGCGGACGCCGGAAGCGGGAGTGCGCATCGCCACAGAGATGGCGCAGGCCGGTATCATCTCGCGGGCCGAGGCGGTGCGGCGCGCCGACCTGCCGGCGCTTGCGGACAGCCTGCGGCCCATTGCCGATCCGGACGCCCCCCGCGAGGTGATCGCCCGCGGTCTGCCGGCCTCTTCCGGCGCTGCCACGGGTGCGGCGGTCTTCACGTCGGACGAGGCCGTCCGGTGGGCGGCGGAGGGCGTGGCGGTGGTGCTCTGCCGTCCGGAAACCTCTCCCCACGACGTGCACGGCATGCAGGTAGCCTGCGCGGTGGTGACCGCCCGCGGCGGAGCGACCAGCCACGCCGCCACCGTCGCCCGCGCCATGGGGCTGCCCTGCGTCACCGGAGCGCGCATGCTGCGCGTCGATCCGGCGGCCGGCGTGATGACGGTGGGCGACCTGACCATCCGGGCGGGTGAGATCATCACTGTGGACGGCGGGGCGGGCCATGTGATCCTGGGCAGCGTGCCGATGATCCGCCCCGAGCCGCCGGAGGCCGTGGCGCTGCTGCTGCGCTGGGCCGAGGGCGTCGGCGAGTGA
- a CDS encoding NUDIX hydrolase: MNTPVEPLSAASLILLRDSVDGLEVFMIQRHRDLRFAPGATVFPGGRLDAEDSELPWRELSLPLTDDMPQRMAAIREAFEECGLLMTGGPVDAALLDGLRSASGGTFLGRLLAAGLEPDVAALVPFARWVTPESVWRRYDTLFFLAKAPPRQTAVVDGVEAVAGFWGTPRAILAEAEAERLSLVFATRMTLLRLAGCRTVRHAMEEAARFHPLTPILPRPADTPDGPVLSIPDGLGYPLTRIPLEQARLG; this comes from the coding sequence ATGAACACGCCTGTCGAGCCGCTTTCCGCCGCCAGCCTGATCCTTTTGCGCGACAGCGTGGATGGGCTGGAGGTCTTCATGATCCAGCGCCACCGCGACCTTCGCTTCGCGCCCGGCGCCACGGTGTTTCCCGGCGGGCGGCTGGACGCGGAGGACAGCGAGCTTCCCTGGCGGGAGCTGTCGCTGCCGCTGACCGACGACATGCCGCAGCGGATGGCCGCGATCCGCGAGGCGTTCGAGGAATGCGGGCTGCTGATGACCGGCGGCCCGGTGGACGCTGCCCTTCTTGACGGGCTGCGCAGCGCGTCGGGAGGGACCTTCCTGGGCCGGCTGCTGGCGGCGGGGCTGGAACCGGACGTGGCGGCGCTGGTGCCCTTTGCCCGCTGGGTCACGCCGGAGAGCGTGTGGCGGCGCTACGACACGCTCTTCTTCCTCGCCAAGGCGCCGCCGCGCCAGACCGCCGTGGTTGACGGGGTGGAGGCGGTCGCCGGATTCTGGGGCACCCCGCGGGCCATCCTGGCCGAGGCGGAGGCGGAACGGCTGTCGTTGGTCTTCGCCACCCGCATGACCCTGCTGCGTCTGGCCGGCTGCCGCACGGTCCGCCACGCGATGGAGGAAGCTGCGCGCTTCCACCCACTGACCCCCATCCTGCCCCGCCCCGCCGACACTCCGGACGGTCCGGTGCTGAGCATCCCGGACGGGCTGGGCTACCCCCTGACGCGTATCCCTCTGGAGCAGGCCCGGCTGGGATGA